In one window of Octopus bimaculoides isolate UCB-OBI-ISO-001 chromosome 20, ASM119413v2, whole genome shotgun sequence DNA:
- the LOC106872151 gene encoding NEDD8 — translation MLIKVKTLTGKEIEIDIEPTDKVERIKERVEEKEGIPPPQQRLIFSGKQMNDEKTALDYKVAGGSVLHLVLALRGGRHTLI, via the exons ATGCTCATCAAAGTAAag ACCCTCACTGGCAAAGag aTTGAAATTGATATTGAACCAACAGATAag gttgaaagaataaaagaacgagttgaagaaaaagaaggcaTTCCCCCACCCCAACAACGGCTTATTTTCAGCGGCAAACAGAT gaATGATGAAAAAACTGCATTAGATTACAAGGTGGCTGGTGGATCAGTTCTCCATTTGGTATTGGCATTAAGAGGTGGTCGCCATACATTAATTTGA